A genomic region of Parambassis ranga chromosome 7, fParRan2.1, whole genome shotgun sequence contains the following coding sequences:
- the kcna10a gene encoding potassium voltage-gated channel subfamily A member 10, translating into MEVALVDFESLDELDGSLEDEVDTYADETTALTVDIPPEHNSPSSNYLLRAPQISTTPSHYSPVPSCIWESTSSSPIPQTQTLGVPQSPTLPSPSRQGRSSCASILSNWKLLLNTEGTKESETIFNRLAKECCEDLFVDKRGLDDGDQKVIINIAGLRFETQLKTLDQFPDTLLGDPLKRMDYFDPMRNEYFFDRNRPSFDGILYYYQSGGKIRRPANVPIDVFADEILFYELGSEALEQFREDEGFIKDVEIPLPNSDIYRQFWLLFEYPESSNAARGVALVSVFVIVISIIIFCMETLPEFRDESDPVLPTAAQPFNQSIGYSTVASAGGKPTTFSDPFFIIETACIAWFFFELCVRFLVCPSKKEFYHNLMNIIDIISIIPYFVTVVTELVTTPQENSGQNMSLAILRIIRLVRVFRIFKLSRHSKGLQILGQTLKASMRELGLLIFFLFIGVILFSSAIYFAEVDDPNTQFVSIPDGFWWAVVTMTTVGYGDMCPITMGGKIVGTLCAIAGVLTIALPVPVIVSNFNYFYHRETEGEDKLPLSDAVEQAKKAEACNKHGSSSSLNKANGIWLSDKGK; encoded by the coding sequence ATGGAGGTGGCGCTAGTAGACTTTGAGAGCCTGGATGAACTGGATGGGAGCCTTGAGGATGAAGTGGACACCTATGCTGATGAGACCACAGCTCTCACTGTGGACATACCGCCTGAGCACAACAGCCCAAGCAGCAACTACCTTCTGCGAGCACCTCAAATATCCACTACCCCCTCTCACTACAGCCCTGTGCCCTCTTGCATTTGGGAATCCACATCATCTTCCCCcattccacagacacagacactgggAGTTCCTCAGTCTCCAACATTGCCAAGTCCAAGCAGACAGGGGCGCAGCAGCTGCGCCAGCATACTTTCTAACTGGAAATTGCTGCTAAACACAGAGGGCACTAAAGAGAGTGAGACAATTTTCAATAGGCTTGCTAAAGAGTGCTGCGAGGACCTGTTCGTAGATAAACGAGGGCTTGATGATGGAGACCAGAAAGTGATCATAAATATTGCTGGTCTTCGCTTCGAGACACAACTTAAAACATTAGACCAGTTTCCTGACACACTTCTCGGAGACCCTTTGAAGAGGATGGATTACTTTGATCCAATGAGGAATGAGTACTTCTTTGATCGAAACCGACCCAGCTTTGATGGGATCCTTTATTACTACCAGTCAGGGGGTAAGATCCGACGACCTGCTAACGTTCCCATTGATGTGTTTGCTGATGAAATTTTATTCTATGAGCTTGGAAGTGAGGCCTTGGAGCAGTTTAGAGAAGATGAAGGATTCATAAAAGACGTTGAAATTCCTCTGCCTAACAGTGATATATACAGGCAGTTCTGGCTGCTGTTTGAGTACCCAGAGAGCTCCAATGCAGCACGAGGTGTAGCACTTGTATCTGTCTTTGTCATTGTGATATCCATTATTATTTTCTGCATGGAAACACTGCCAGAATTCAGAGATGAATCTGATCCAGTTCTCCCAACAGCAGCACAACCGTTCAATCAGTCTATTGGTTACTCTACTGTGGCTTCAGCAGGTGGAAAGCCCACGACTTTCTCAGACCCCTTTTTCATCATAGAGACTGCTTGCATTGCTTGGTTCTTCTTTGAGCTGTGTGTTCGATTTTTGGTCTGCCCTAGCAAAAAGGAGTTTTACCACAACCTCATGAACATCATTGACATCATATCTATCATCCCTTATTTTGTTACTGTGGTTACAGAATTGGTCACGACACCTCAGGAAAACTCAGGACAGAACATGTCTCTGGCCATTCTGCGCATCATCCGCCTGGTCAGGGTGTTTCGTATTTTCAAACTGTCACGTCACTCCAAGGGGCTACAGATCCTGGGACAGACTCTGAAGGCCAGCATGCGTGAGCTTGGCTTGcttatcttcttcctcttcattgGAGTCATCCTCTTTTCCAGCGCTATCTACTTTGCTGAAGTAGACGATCCTAACACACAGTTCGTCAGCATACCGGATGGCTTCTGGTGGGCTGTGGTCACTATGACCACTGTAGGCTACGGAGACATGTGTCCCATTACAATGGGGGGTAAGATAGTGGGCACCTTGTGTGCCATCGCAGGGGTGTTGACCATTgctcttcctgttcctgtcatTGTTTCCAACTTCAACTATTTctaccacagagagacagaaggagaggacAAGTTGCCCTTATCAGATGCTGTTGAACAAGCCAAGAAGGCTGAGGCATGTAACAAACATGGTAGCAGCAGTTCACTTAATAAAGCTAATGGCATCTGGCTGAGTGacaaaggaaaataa
- the kcna2b gene encoding potassium voltage-gated channel subfamily A member 2b, with protein MTVATSDPADEAAAHPGQPHDQYDPEPDHECCERVVINISGLRFETQLKTLSQFPETLLGDPKKRMRYFDPLRNEYFFDRNRPSFDAILYYYQSGGRLRRPVNVTLDIFSEEIRFYELGEEAMEIFREDEGFIKEEERPLPENEFQRQVWLLFEYPESSGPARIIAIISVMVILISIVSFCLETLPVFRNEDEEMYKYPFQSMSNSTSTSDGTTYFTDPFFIVETLCIIWFSFEFLVRFFACPSKAGFFGNIMNIIDIVAIIPYFITLGTELAERPEDSQAGQQAMSLAILRVIRLVRVFRIFKLSRHSKGLQILGQTLKASMRELGLLIFFLFIGVILFSSAVYFAEADEPQSQFSSIPEAFWWAVVSMTTVGYGDMVPTTIGGKIVGSLCAIAGVLTIALPVPVIVSNFNYFYHRETEGEEQAQYLNIPSVPKAGSADDLKKSGRSGSGSTLSKSDYVEIQEAVNHSTEDFRTEGMKTGNCTLANTNYVNITKMRTDV; from the coding sequence ATGACGGTTGCTACCAGCGACCCCGcagatgaagcagcagcacatccaggtCAGCCTCATGACCAGTACGACCCAGAGCCGGATCATGAGTGCTGCGAGAGGGTTGTCATTAATATTTCCGGCTTGCGGTTTGAGACGCAGCTGAAGACACTGTCACAGTTTCCAGAGACACTGCTTGGTGATCCTAAGAAAAGGATGAGGTACTTTGATCCTCTGCGGAATGAGTATTTTTTTGACAGGAATCGACCAAGTTTTGATGCTATTCTGTATTATTACCAGTCTGGAGGGAGACTGCGCCGGCCTGTTAATGTGACCTTGGACATTTTCTCTGAGGAGATTCGGTTTTATGAGTTGGGTGAGGAGGCTATGGAAATCTTTAGGGAGGATGAAGGTTTCATAAAAGAAGAGGAACGGCCTCTGCCAGAGAACGAGTTTCAGAGACAAGTGTGGCTTCTGTTTGAGTACCCAGAGAGCTCAGGTCCAGCCCGCATCATTGCCATCATCTCTGTCATGGTGATTCTTATCTCCATCGTCAGCTTCTGTCTAGAAACACTGCCAGTTTTTCGAAATGAAGACGAGGAGATGTACAAATATCCATTCCAGTCCATGTCAAACAGCACCTCTACCTCTGATGGCACAACATATTTTACAGATCCTTTCTTCATTGTGGAGACACTCTGCATCATCTGGTTCTCTTTTGAATTCCTTGTCAGGTTCTTTGCCTGTCCCAGCAAAGCTGGATTTTTTGGCAACATCATGAACATCATTGATATTGTGGCAATTATCCCCTACTTCATCACCCTGGGCACGGAGCTAGCAGAGAGGCCAGAGGACAGCCAGGCAGGCCAGCAGGCTATGTCTTTGGCTATTCTCCGTGTAATTCGTCTAGTAAGGGTATTCCGTATCTTTAAACTCTCACGTCACTCAAAGGGGCTCCAGATATTAGGGCAGACTCTAAAGGCCAGTATGCGTGAGCTGggcctcctcatcttcttcctgtttaTCGGCGTTATCCTTTTCTCAAGTGCTGTCTACTTTGCAGAGGCAGACGAGCCACAATCCCAGTTCAGCAGCATCCCTGAGGCCTTTTGGTGGGCAGTGGTTTCCATGACCACTGTCGGCTATGGAGACATGGTCCCAACTACCATAGGAGGAAAGATTGTAGGGTCTCTCTGTGCAATTGCTGGTGTGCTGACTATTGCCCTGCCTGTACCCGTAATTGTGTCAAACTTCAACTACTTctaccacagagagacagaaggagaggaaCAGGCACAGTATCTGAACATCCCAAGCGTGCCTAAAGCCGGCTCAGCTGATGATCTGAAGAAGAGCGGTCGAAGCGGCAGTGGATCCACTCTCAGTAAATCCGACTATGTGGAGATCCAAGAAGCTGTGAACCATAGCACTGAGGACTTCCGAACGGAGGGCATGAAAACAGGAAACTGCACCCTGGCCAACACTAACTATGTCAACATCACTAAGATGCGTACAGATGTATAA